Within Anopheles ziemanni chromosome 2, idAnoZiCoDA_A2_x.2, whole genome shotgun sequence, the genomic segment caaACCAAATCTGAAGGGAATacttatattaaaaaattagaaaagaaATAAGTTAAGTAACTAGTATTATAGTAAGATTGCTATAAGATATTTAACGTTTTCCTTGTGGTATTCCATTGAAAAACTTCATTTCATCTGATTGATTAAGTGCATAGGTGCGTAaagatatttatttaaaatgttcactcatatttcattcattcattcattctccGAACTTTACAAAAACGGACACTGGCTGTGATACTCCTTCAATTTATTGCAGTCCGCATTGACGGTGAAAAGTCTGGCGGGACATTCGGCGAACAGCGTCATACCCATGCAGGCCAAAATCGTCCCCGAAATCGGATGGCAGATCTGTTCACCCTCGAACGCCGGTTTCAGCAATGCGCCAGCGTCGATTTCTTCCTTCATCGAATCAGCCATCTTAAAGCACGCATCAATGGAATCCAGCGTGATCTGCTTCCACTCAGGAGCCATCGGTTTGGCCGAATCCACATACAGCTTGGTAAGAGCCTCTCGATCGATCTTCCCGTTGGAGTACAGCTTTGTCGAGTTCATAACACACTCGGCTACGCACTGGCGTAAAGAGGAAAAAGgttagaaaaatacaaaactcgGGAGTTGAAGCCGCACACTTACGCATCCCCTCGGTATACCCTCCATCGTCATTTGGCGCTTGGTTTGACTGATCCACTTCGAATGGCAGGCCATGAACGCACTCGGTTCTACTAACGCTGGAGTAATGCAACATTCTGCCGCATTCTGTCGGTAAAACAGAGGAAGAACTATTTGTTAAACATTCAATTTCTAATACAAACCATAGCTTACCTTGGGAATGGGAGGTCCTTTAAGGCAAGGATTGTCAGCAAAAGCTGAACTTAAAACAATCCCGAAAACCACTAATACTTTGAGATTTACTTCCACCATCTTGTGATAAAGCAAGCCGTTCTCTTATAAACTTTCT encodes:
- the LOC131294278 gene encoding uncharacterized protein LOC131294278, which codes for MVEVNLKVLVVFGIVLSSAFADNPCLKGPPIPKNAAECCITPALVEPSAFMACHSKWISQTKRQMTMEGIPRGCCVAECVMNSTKLYSNGKIDREALTKLYVDSAKPMAPEWKQITLDSIDACFKMADSMKEEIDAGALLKPAFEGEQICHPISGTILACMGMTLFAECPARLFTVNADCNKLKEYHSQCPFL